ATAGGTCCaggtccagagagagagagagagagacagagacagagacagagacagagatgaggaAGTTAGTTCCAGTAAACCAGGGCTATATAtggagatgctatctcaaaaaacaaacaaataagcaagacccccattaaaacaaaacagacaaaatcttACAATAAACCCCCACAGATCTGATTCAGGAGGCCTAGGGTAGCACCCAAGATCTTGCAGTCTAGACAGTCCCCATCTTACTCTCTGTCACTGCCACAGTTCCCATCACATCTGGAGTAGAAAGGGTCAGGCTGGGCACCAGGTGCCTTCGTTCCTGATCTCCCAGGAGCCTCATTCCTCTCTGGGAAGTGGTGGCAACTATGCCAAGtcaacagatgaggaaactgagtcacaggcTGGGTATGCTGTCACCTAGCAAATCCGTAACAGAGAGAAACTTGGAATTCCAGCCAAGACCCAAattctctctgtcctttctttctaCCCTGTGTACCTCAGAGTACCCACATATTCTACAGGccgatttacacacacacacacacaccacatatatacacacaccagcTCCATTTCACCCTGCTTCTTAGGCAAGGTGAACAAGGCCACAAAAGCAGAAGCCATCCACAGGAGAATGTGGCTGGTCCAAGAACCAGCCACACTGACACAGCTTGGGGACTTGTTAGCAGTCCCTTGGGCCCCACTCAGAGGCACTGAAGTGAGTCTGATTTAAGCAAGATTCCCGCTGATTTCCCTGCCCCTCCAAATCGGAGCTGTGTCTTCTGATGGACTTTGTGAAAGCCGCCTGAAGCAGCCTTGATTGGTTGGAAGGAAAGGTCACACCTGAActcagcaagcaggcaggcatgggcaGACCTGGTAGCCGCAGGCAGGTCATCTGATGTACAGACTGTTGTCCCCAGGCATGTAGCAGTGAGCACCGCAGTGGTGACCCAACAGCTGGTGTCTAAGCCCAGCCGGGAAGTCCCCAGGGCGAGGCCCTGTCGAGTTAGCACGGCAGATCGGAAGGTTCGCAAAGGCATCATGGCTCACAGCCTGGAGGACCTCCTGGGCAAGGTAAGGGATCTGCCGGTACCCTGCATAGGCTCTCTCCAGGCCTTGGCTGAGAGTTGAGCCTGCCGGCTGCTTCGGTTTCTGGAGAGCCCTGAAGTCTGTGCGCATGCGTGGCATGGTCTTAAGCGGAGAAAGGTGTTGGCACTGGAGGGTTGGCATTTCCGCCTGGAGAGATGTGTGTGTGATAAGTGACATGGTCAAGTGACAGAAGGAGGGCAGTGCACTACCGTCTTTCACACCAACCGTGGGTGGGTGGTTATTTTCTTGCTGAAAGGGCCATTCATTCCCCTTCCCCATATCTCTTACACGTGGAgaaatgagccaggcatggtggctcgtATCTGGGAGACCAGAATTTGGGAGACTAGGGTAGGAAGATCtcaggtttgaggctagcctgggctacataattgagttccaggatactcTGGGTATGcctcaaaagaaattaaaactaagGCTGAGTGTGGTGATGCATGAAGAAGCAAGAGGACCacatgtttgaggtcagcctggtctctataTAGGGGTTCCTGCCCAACTAGGGTTACAAAACAAGACCCCCCCCAAGCTTATCTTGAGACTCTGCTGGAGCACTGCTGATTGTCCTGCAAATCcagacagttttattttatatttaaaattattactgTAAGTCTATGATGCGTGTGTGTGAGCACTGGCATGCCCATGCCACAGGGTACACGTGGAGGTCACAGGGCAACAtttgggagtcatttctctccttctactgtgggCTCCAGGTATTGAACTCAAATGCTAAAGTTTGCACTGCAAGTACCCTTACCTGCTGATTCTTCTAGCTGGCTTTTAAAGATGGCAAGCCAGTTATTTTATTTCCTGTCCCTCAGTTTTGAATGACCTGTTTCTTCAGTTCATGCCATGTAGCTTTGGCAGGAACAAGATTACAAATGAGTTGTTGGGGCTAGAGtggtggctcagttgttaaaagcaCTTTCAGAGGAcagaggttcagttcccagctctcacactgggcagctcacaatcacatGCTCCAGGggacccacatacatacatatacgcataattaaaaataaaaatttaaaatagtggccaggtatggtgatgcacactATAGACAGACTTTTCTATCCCGACAGCCAGTTCTCAAATAACTACACAAAGACtcattattagttataaatgcttggctgatagcttagagTTGTGTTTAGCTAGCTCATATGACTTAAATTAATCCTTTTACTATCTACCCTCTGCATCATAGTGGTACCTTCTTTCATCTTGCTTCCCTCTGCATTTGCTCATGACTCCcaagactctgcccttcttcacaGAGTCCTCTGTGTCTTGCtttcctgcctatacctcctgcctagctactggccagtcagttcttttattaaaccagtcagaaggCGCCTTGACAAACACACAACTTCACAGTGTAccaaaagattattccataacaacgtgcctttaaccccagcacttgggagacagaggcaggtggatctctgtgagttcaaggccagccacggctacatagcaaaagaaacaaaaaaccaccaccaacaaaataaagTTTAGCTAGGCCTGGTAGTGTAGGCCTGTAATCCAAGttacttaggaggctgagtcaAGAAGATCTAAATAGAAGGCTGAGGCCTACCTATACTACACAGTGAGGTCCAGGCCAACCTAAACAACTTAGTatgatcctgtctccaaacaaaaagtacaaagaaggctggggatatagttcaatgCTGCAGTTTGCCTAGCTTGCCCAAGGCCTTCGATATGACTCCTAATATTGCCCAGCATGGTATGTAATTTATTTCTCAATAAAAAAGACCTCACATATGACTCCCATTCTATTAGACTACACTCCTTCTTGGGAGTAGGAAGTACTGAGACACAGCCCTTGAGTGGGCCCCCACAGTGACAGTCAGTCCATCGCACGGATGGATGGCAGCTCACTTGCTTTCTCTCTGGCAGCTGAAGTGCTTTACTGCGGGCCTTTGCTCCTCAACTCTGTGGCTCCATAGGGATGGCAGAAATGTCACCAACCTTCTTTTCCAGGCCCAGGATATCTTGAAACTTAAAGACAAGCCCTTCTCCCTCGTGCTGGAGGAAGACGGCACGATTGTTGAGACAGAAGAATACTTCCAAGCCCTGGCAAGAGATACTGTGTTCATGGTCCTGCAGAAGGGGCAGAAGTGGAAGCCCCCATCAGAACAGGTGACAGTCTCCTCCAGCAGGGGTGAGTGTCGAGGGCGTGGAAGGAGTCCCAGAGGCGAGCTAACATGGACTTGTCTTGCAGCGCAAGACGAGACCACAGCTATCCCTTTCCCAGAAGCCAACAAAGAAGATTGATGTGGCCCGGGTAACCTTTGACCTATACAAGCTGAACCCCCAGGACTTCATCGGCTGCCTGAACGTGAAGGCGACCCTCTATGACACATACACACTTTCCTATGACCTGCACTGCTACCGGGCCAAGCGCGTCGTGAAGTGAGTGGATTGGGACAGCAGGGTGGGAGACTAGCTAACCAGAGGTCCTTTGTGTCTACCCAAAGCTGAACTCTCTCAAAGCCTGGGTTGGCACTGGGGGGCTAACAAAGAATGACAGCCATGTGCTTTCTTTTGTGTGCTGGGGATAGGACCCAGGGCAGCACGCATGCTAAGCACACACTCATATCCTGAGCTATTTCCACAGCTAATATTTTTGTAAGTGAAAATGTaactataattccagtactttggaggtgtagaatcaggagttcaaggacagcctgggccagATCAGaccctgtattgaaaacaaaaacagaaaaagggaaCCACTCAGCCCGAGGACCTAGGTCCAGTTCCCGGCACCAACCTCAgccagctcacaaccacatgtaactgCAACTCTAGGAGATatgttgccctcttctgaccactgtgggcactgcactcagGTGCATAACCCCTACTAtacatggaaagaaaataaaaaggccaGGAGTCATatctttggtcccagcactcgggaggctgaggcaggtgagtctctgtgagttcaaggccagtctggtttacagaccaagttccagggtagctagggctgttacacagagaaaccctgtcttgaaaaacaaaataaaacaacaacaaaaataaaaacttagagaaaataaaaactgatgtCAAACTGTGGTTAGCTGAGTGACTTAGTGGTGttactgtgatttaaaaaaaaaaatgtactaaggggtcaggtgtggtagctcactcccttaatcccagccagcattcaggaggcagaggcaggtagatctcctgagaattttaggctagcctggtctacatttcaAGTTCCAAATTCTAGctagagctacacaatgagaccttcaAGAAAAAACCCCCGTGCTAAAATCTGCACATTCAACATTTTTCAACTGTGGCCGCTTGAAGTGTCTAGCATGAAGTAACTAATCATGTTGTGCAAGCATTGCCTTGGTTTCCAGAACCTTTGCACCAGGCAGCAGAAGCTGTACTCAGTAAATAATGGTTCTCAGCCCTCTCCCGAGACCCTGCTCACCTTTACTCTACTTTCTGTTGCTCCATTGATCTATCCTAGAGACCTCATAGAAATGGGATCATGATTCTTTCCCCACAAGAATTCtgttttcaaggttcattcaTTTGTAGAATAGGCcttattttcattcctttttaagaCTGGCTGGCTAGAGTCAAAACTCAGTTCTCTAATTTGAGAAATAACTTTGAAGGCACTGCACGAAACATATATATAAAGCTATACATGGCCTTGTACTCCCAGGTGCCTAGGaaattgagacaggaggatggcaaatTAGAAGcttgcctaggctacagagtaagttcaaggctaaaCTGGGCAACTTAGAGagatattgtgtgtgtgggggggggggtaaaaagaaagctgagggggctggagagatggctcaacggttaagagcactggctgctgttcctgaggtcctgagttcaattcccagcacccacatggtagctcacaaccatctatagtgggatctcacgccctcttctagcataaagtcatacatgcagatagagtactcatatacataaaataaataaacatttttaaaaaagaaaagaaagctgaggcTGTAGTtcaatggcagagcacttgcctaaggCCTTGTGTCCAgttccccagtaccacaaaaagaaacaaacacacacacatgcttcaaAGCTGGGGATTAAACCAGGACcttcatacatgctagacaagcaccaTGCCCTAATTAAGTTATACTTCTAGCCctaatatattatattttcagtttcagtctttatatcttttttttttctcttttcttatttctctgtgttgccctggctgtcttgaaactcactctgtagaccaggctggccttggactcagagatctaactgcctctgcctcaagggtgctggcattaaaggcgtgtgtcaccactgcccagccagtctttatctctatatgtgtgtgaatgtgggcacCAATGTGGGCATTtcgaagtcagaggacagcctaaGGTGCTGGTCTCATCTTCCACTGTGTTTCAAGCAGGGTCTTTGCTGTTTGTCTGTTGTCTGGGCCAGGCTTGCTGGCCTGAAAGCTTCAGAGGAgtctcttgtctctctgtctcaccaTGAGAGGAGTACTGGGGTCACAGATACAGGCAGCCATCCCCAGTTTTACATGGGCTTTCAGGGCCTCATGGCcatatggcaagcactttacccactgagccattgcctCAGGCcactaaattatatatatatatatatatatatatatatatatatatatatatatgcttttttgagacagggtatcactatgtaaccgtagctgtcctggaacttgctctgaagactaggctggcctcgaactcacagagatttgcctgtctctacttcctgagtgctgggattaaaggcatgtgccaccgcggCCTGGcagtatttctctttcttgtgttttctcttccttattGTTCTTAAGACCAGCAACTCCTAGTGACCCCTGCCGAGCCCTTGTCAATAGCTGTGGGAGAAGTTGCATTCAGCCAGCTGCTCTTGGCTGCATGTCCCATTTTCTGTCCATCAGACCAAATGCTAAGTGCTTCACATTAGTTTCAAACTCATTACCCATTTTACAAGTCACaaagcttctggctgctggagcTCAGAACCAGAACagttaaagctttttttttttttttttttttttttttttcagggtctcatgtatctcaggctggtctcacacttgctatgtagccaaggatgactttgaacttgggatccacctgcttctacctccacagTGCTGGATCCTAGGTTTACAGTCCTATATTACCACTCTGGGTTATTgcggtgctggggatcaaacccagggctttgttcatgAAAGGCAAGCACTAAATTAGTTACATCACCCatctttataatattttaaaatatattttaaatattttagatataaacAAACCATTCTGGATCAGTGTTCAGCCCTGTCTGGTCCAAGTTCTATGCTTAGAATATGATATCAGGCATGGGAGCCTTGTGGCCAGCATTCTGAGAACTGGCCTGGGAAGACTATAAAGTCTAAGAAGCAGTGTTACAAAGGGTAGACATGTGTTATGTAAATTAATCTGGCTGGTCCAGAGTAGTTTAAAAAATATGGGGCTGGatgccgagcgttggtggcacacgcctttaatcccagcactcgggaggcagaggcaggcggatctctgtgagtttgaggccagcctagtctccagagtgagtgccaggataggctccaaagctacacagagaaaccctgtcttgaaaaaaaatatatatggggctggggacatagctccaTGGCAGGTCAGCTGCTTATGCACaaataaagccctgggttccatccccagcaccatagaagagaaaagaaagaaacaaaatatcattacaagaaaataaaaagctttgtTTTGAGAACTCAAGTTAAGCATGGGAAAAAGCAAGGGGTTCCAGAAAAGTTGTCACAAGAGTAGAGGCAGAACTGTGTGTAAGGGGATGGCTAGCTATGAGCCTGGTTCCCAGTTCCTGTCTGTACTTGGAagcatttttgtcattttactttAGTGACACTTAAATCTTCCTAAGGAGAAAAGCTAGCTTGAGCCCAGTATGGTGGGACATGTCTGTatacctagcacttgggaggacaagacaggaggatctccagattctgtttcaaaaagagccaaatcaaaaccaaaccaaaccaaaaaaagttaggtgtggtggcccatAACTGCAACAGCatcaggagattgaggcaggagatttctgtgagttcaaagccagactgagctacataaATGAGTTTCTAGCTAACCTGAGATAAAGTGttaagattctatctcaaaaataaaagaagtagaaacaaagaaagaagtctAACTTGAAGCCAACTGCTTTAGGCCAGCATAGAAAAATGGAGAAGACATTTGGGGAGATAGCATGGGGAGTGTTTAACCTGAGTGCCTTGCTGTCTCCCAGGGAAATGCTCCGCTGGGCCCTCTTCAGCATGCAGGCCACAGGCCACATGCTGCTTGGCTCCTCCAGTTATATGCAGCAGTTCCTGGATGCCACTGAGGAAGAACAGCCGTCCAAGGCCAagacctcctccctcctccccgcCTGTCTGAAGATGCTGCAATGAAGGCTCAAGTCCTCAGATGCCGTCCCCAGCCAAGGATGTGACTGGAGACCTTGCACTCTGCTAGAAGCACCCACAAGCCTGGCAGCTGGAGAGCTTCTCACCAACCTGCACCCCTCTCACAGCACAGCACCAAGGAAACTGCAGGAAGGGCTGGAGCTCTGGGGTGGGCTGGTCACGGGAGAACTTCCTAGCCTGGCTCAGTTCCTTCCTTCATGTCACAGGTAGTTTAGGGGACAAACACTTGTCCCTGGCAGGCTTTGGCACCAAGTCTGCCACTCGGTCTTCACATGCCATCCCTATGTGCCACTCCCTCTCTGCAGTCCCCTCCTGCCTTGACCATGCTCATCAAGCAACAGACATTGCTATGGTGGCCTCCAGAATACTTTGACCTGAATCAAGACAACAAAATGAACCAAATGCCACAGTGACGGTGAGGCCTATGGCTAGGGTATGGAAATAGTTAACACCTGTATTAGAAAGGGAGGAGAGTGTCAGGGGGTCTTAGCACCTGAAATCCCAGCCATTCCTCCCTCCTGCCCCGCCCCAGCTGCTCATGATCTTGGGGGCGGTGCTAGAGTATATAAGAGGTAAAAGGTTAACTAAAGCCAGGATGTCACTGATGCAGATTTGGAGGGAGTCACCTGTGATTTTGAGTCACCCAGGCCCCACCTGTAAGTAACCtagtaaactcactggttcaccaagctggacttggatGGAATCGTGGCTTCTTCACCTTTCATTGGCGCCCTTGCTGGGCCGAATGGATAGAGTTTGTGATCCCCAGGGGAAGTCAGACAATTCCTCCTTTTGTTCTCATTCCCCACTAATGTATGGTATTAGAGCCTGAAGTAAATTATTTATGCCAATACCTCATCTTTGCCTGTGTTCTTTGTTTGAAACTATTTGCCGAGAATTACAGGAGATAGCATTTGTcattactggtgtgtgtgtgtgtgtgtgtgtgtgtgtgtgtgtgtgtgtgtgttggtatgccAGTACTATGgtgcaggtgtggaggtcagaggacaaccttctttttttttgttttttttttttttttttttttgagacagggtttctctgtgtagctttggagcctatcctggaactcactctgtagaccaggctggcctcgaactcacagagatccacttgcctctgcctcccgagtgctgggatcaaaggcgtgcatggcccagaagacaactttcattCCACTCTTGGTTCTAAGGATTGAGCTTGGATTGTCAGGCTCACACAGCAATTGCTTTTATGCAATGAGTTGCATCAGTGGTGCCCTGTTTTTTCTTCTAGATACAGAAGCCTAGGCTGGCTCCAAATTTATTAtgtagtggaggatgaccttgaacttatgatccatTTGTTtccacttcctaagtgctagCATTACAGATGTGAAACACCACATCCAATTTACgtggctctggggattgaacccggaACCCAGGGTTtccagcatgctaggcaaattctctaccaactgagccacatccccagccctgctccCTTTTAATAGATAAGGTTTGATATTATGAGacagaataaattaattaatagatgaataattaaatgttatattaaaaatCTGCAGTTGATTTTTGAGGCCTGCCATATTTGATATTCAGGCAGACCACATGATCCATATGTGTTGTCAGTTTCCGAATGAAATTTGCCTGTAAGGTGGATCAAACCACTCTTTTGATTCCCAACTGTTGTATTTTACAATAACTTTCCATGTGTTCGGGTTGAAAGGTCCTGGTCCATCTACAGGGGAATTTATCAATGCCTATGCCAGCTTATACACAGTTCCCTGTTCCTGCTCAGCACTTCCACCCTCAGATTGCAGTGAGTCTCTAGCCTGGCACAGTGactccagcactgcaaaaacaaaccagagagttctgaggaggaggaggagtcaggTCTTCTCAGAGTGagcccccatttttcttttcttttcttttcttttctttattttatttatttatttatttatttatttatttatttatttttggtttttcgagacagggtttctctgtgtagctttggagcctatcctggcactcgctctggagaccaggctggcctccaactcacagagatccacctgcctctgtctcccgagtgctgggattaaaggcgtgtgccaccaatgcctggcttccaattttctttttaaacatgagTCTTTGTTGGCCACAGCTACTTGAGGGGGATGCAGCTGGAGGAGTGGGTGGCACCAATACCAGGCTGGCCATGCTTCATGGGCTTGGAGGTGATGAAGAGCTCGCCTAGGTAGCAGTTGATCAGCTCTGGTTTGATTTCCACCTGGCTGAAGGTTTTGccattgtacacacacaccatctcagGCAGGATGATCGTGTCCCTCAGGTGGGTCTTCAGCACCTCGGGTTACTCCATGGTTGGTGCCTCCTTCTTGAGCTTTCTCAGGTGTTTGAGTAGCGAGTACTGCTTCTGCCACAGGCCGTGGTTCAGACACCACCTCTGGGGTGCTGTACAACTGCATCAGCAGTTCCTAGAACCTGTCAACAGCTGATCCAGGTCCACATTGTAGTATGTGAATTTGTGGAAGGTTCATTTCTTCTCCTCCACTTCAGCCATCTTGGTGGCTGGTAGGAAAAGGAGCCCCCATTTATTAGTGACAGGTAACTGACCTAAGCAGGAAAGACTAGGCCTGTAGGAAGCCAGGTTTCAGTCTGGCTCTCAGATCCAAAGCTAACATAATTTCACAATCCTCCCTGTAAAGCCTATTTGGATTTAGAAAACACTAAGACAAAGGGCCAAGTTACTCAAGCTTGTCTGGAAAGCCATCGCTGGAAGCTGCCCCATGCCTGGAGCCAAGTGTGAGAAGAGAAGAGCACTCAAGGACAGACAGGTCAAGTACACTTTCTATTCTAGGCCCTCACACAGTTGTAGATGTGGCTGGAGGCTGGTTCACTGCAGGCTGGCTCCAGGGCTTGGCCTCCTGGAGGCCTGGTTTGCATCAGTCCTGTTTCCCATTGCTGAAGCACCAGCCTGTCCACACCTGCTGCAAAGCTGTAACTGAGCCAGAGGGAGCTGATGCAAGCTGATGTTTGTCCCAGGCTTCTTCTCCTGGGGTCCAGTTTCACAAGTTCAGCAGTTGACTGTGGCTGCCACCTGGCACTGAGCCCTCAGCCTAGGCAAAATTTggctcctccttttcttccaggAGCTCATAGCCCACTGGGATGAAGGTAGCTGCCTGTGGGAAGGGAGCAAGAGAGGGCAGCCTGCtatggggcagggagggagaccTCCAAAGAGTAAAGGAACTAACCCTCCAGAGGGCCAGGCGCTGGTTCAAGTGGGGAAATGGCCTTTCCTGGGCCATTGGTGGACACCATTGGTGGAGGAGAAGTCTGCTTAGTTGAATGGGCCACAAACCAGACTttggctctctctcctctctctgtctctgtctctgtctctgtctctctgtctctctctccctctctctctttctccttctaattacacacacacacacacacacacacacacacacacacacacacacataaaaaccatCAAAAAAGCCCAAACAtcagtcgggcgttggtggcacacgcctttaatcccagcactcgggaggcagaggcaggcagatctctgtgagttggaggccagcctggtgtccagagcgagtgccaggataggctccaaagctacacagagaaacctgtctcgaaaaaacaaaacaaaacaaacaaaaagcccaaacatatgtattttgtattttaggGAGTTATGTATTGGTATGCATATGCAATAGCATAAGtccagaggtcaaaggacagctcctgggagttggttctctgctcctaccatgtggattctggggatcagactcaggtggTCAGACTTGGTATCAAGCACCCTTACTGGCTGAGCCAACTCACTGACTCATGTATGTTTTAGAGTCTCacatagctcagactggcctcagacttccTGTAGTCAAGGATAACTGTGAGCTCCTGACCCATCAGCCCTcacctctgcagtgctgggattatagctgtgcACTTGCCCAGTCTGTCCCAAGTTCTTGCTCAAGCCACTTCTGTGATGCACAGGAGGCCTCCTAGGAGGCTTCGGGAATACCCACAGTCTGACAGAATAGTCACCCACTCCTGGGAGGCTTCAGGAGTACCCACAGTCACCCACTCCAGGTGAAGCCGGACAATGTGAAAccacttgctgtttttctttcttttttttaccaaATTTGTCATCAGTCCTTCCTGTGTTGTGCATATCACACAGtcctgtagtcctggctgtactggaactcgtagaataggatggcctcaaattcataggagatctgcctgcctctatctctcaagtgctagggttaatgctgtgtgccaccatgcctagataTATCCTTTAAAAGTtggttttaacaaaataaaaagttggttTAAGAAAACAATCAATGATTTTTTAAGAATCTCACACatattaggcaagcattctactaccACAGAGCTATATTCCCGGGCCCAACAATAAACAATCCTTTCAATTCTCCATGGATTTAGTACCAACAAGATGTTGTAGCAGattaaggtgcttgctgtcaagctccagaacctgaattcagtccctagaacccattggtggaaggagagaacagactcccacaagaTGCCCTTTGATCTCTACATATGTACGTACAACAGCACCACCACCGACTCCCCCTCAAAAataagtgtttaaaaaaataacagatttagggacatgcctataatcccagcactctggaagcagaggcaggaacattGACAcacatttgaagccagccttgtctacgtAGCATGTTCCAGATCAGTTGAAGATACGTagtgtgactctgtctcaaaaaacaaaaacaaaaagaaagaactgaaacTTCTACAATTAATcatccagggggctggagagatggctcagaggttaagag
This is a stretch of genomic DNA from Cricetulus griseus strain 17A/GY chromosome 8, alternate assembly CriGri-PICRH-1.0, whole genome shotgun sequence. It encodes these proteins:
- the Cidec gene encoding cell death activator CIDE-3, with amino-acid sequence MESNTIQLTRMDYAMKSLSLLYPKSLSRHVAVSTAVVTQQLVSKPSREVPRARPCRVSTADRKVRKGIMAHSLEDLLGKAQDILKLKDKPFSLVLEEDGTIVETEEYFQALARDTVFMVLQKGQKWKPPSEQRKTRPQLSLSQKPTKKIDVARVTFDLYKLNPQDFIGCLNVKATLYDTYTLSYDLHCYRAKRVVKEMLRWALFSMQATGHMLLGSSSYMQQFLDATEEEQPSKAKTSSLLPACLKMLQ